The following are encoded together in the Equus quagga isolate Etosha38 chromosome 15, UCLA_HA_Equagga_1.0, whole genome shotgun sequence genome:
- the FOXQ1 gene encoding forkhead box protein Q1, with protein sequence MKLEVCGSRAAHGDKPGSDLESAGGSDAPSPLSAAGDDSLGSDGDCAANSPAAGGTARELAGGGERRSGGGPDAEEQGRAAAAAGDAEAGAAGPGAGSAGGGEGARSKPYTRRPKPPYSYIALIAMAIRDSAGGRLTLAEINEYLMGKFPFFRGSYTGWRNSVRHNLSLNDCFVKVLRDPSRPWGKDNYWMLNPNSEYTFADGVFRRRRKRLSHRAAGPAPGLRPEEVAVRPAAAPPPPAPAAPSSPAAPAAPVPPPAPRVLFAPLSASAPAKPVRGPAAGGGAPLYCPLRLPAALQAAATCGPGRPVSYPVETLLA encoded by the exons ATGAAGTTGGAGGTGTGCGGCTCCCGCGCGGCCCACGGGGACAAGCCGGGTAGTGACCTGGAGAGCGCGGGCGGCAGCGACGCGCCGTCTCCGCTGTCGGCGGCCGGAGACGACTCCCTGGGCTCAGACGGGGACTGTGCGGCCAACAGCCCGGCGGCGGGCGGCACCGCCAGGGAGCTGGCGGGCGGCGGCGAGCGTCGCTCGGGCGGCGGGCCAGACGCCGAAGAGCAgggccgggcggcggcggcggcgggggacgcggaggcgggggcggcggggcccGGCGCGGGGAGCGCGGGGGGCGGCGAGGGCGCGCGCAGCAAGCCGTACACGCGGCGTCCCAAGCCCCCTTACTCGTACATCGCGCTCATCGCCATGGCCATCCGCGACTCGGCGGGCGGGCGCCTGACGCTGGCCGAGATCAACGAGTACCTCATGGGCAAGTTCCCCTTCTTCCGCGGCAGCTACACGGGCTGGCGCAACTCGGTGCGCCACAACCTCTCGCTCAACGACTGCTTCGTGAAGGTGCTGCGCGACCCCTCGCGGCCCTGGGGCAAGGACAACTACTGGATGCTCAACCCCAACAGCGAGTACACGTTCGCCGACGGGGTCTTCCGCCGCCGCCGCAAGCGCCTCAGTCACCGGGCAGCGGGCCCCGCCCCAGGGCTTCGGCCCGAGGAGGTCGCGGTCCGCCcggccgccgcgccgccgccgcccgcgcccgccgccccgTCCTCGCCC GCAGCGCCCGCGGCGCCCGTGCCCCCGCCCGCGCCGCGCGTCCTGTTCGCGCCCCTCTCCGCCTCGGCCCCAGCCAAGCCCGTCCGGGGCCCGGCGGCCGGCGGCGGCGCGCCCCTGTACTGCCCCCTGCGGCTGCCCGCGGCCCTGCAGGCCGCTGCCACCTGCGGCCCGGGCCGGCCCGTGAGCTACCCGGTGGAGACGCTCCTGGCCTGA